The following coding sequences lie in one Deltaproteobacteria bacterium genomic window:
- a CDS encoding response regulator: MPKERILVVDDEEDILELVRFNLLREGYDVRVADSGEKAVDLTRKDLPHLIILDLMLPGIDGLEVTRILKSNSETRQIPIVMLTAKGEEPDVVAGLELGADDYVTKPFSPRILLARVRAVLRRKQEEAQGASDVVKIRNLMIHPGRREVLVDGKSVPLTFTEFGILNYLVRRPGWVFTRSQIVDTVRGTDYFVTDRSVDVQIAGLRKKLGPSGRFIETVRGVGYRFKE, translated from the coding sequence ATGCCTAAAGAACGTATTCTCGTGGTCGACGACGAAGAAGATATCCTGGAGTTGGTGAGATTCAACCTCCTGCGGGAGGGATATGATGTGAGGGTTGCCGACTCCGGAGAAAAGGCCGTTGACCTCACACGAAAGGACCTTCCGCACCTCATCATATTAGACCTTATGCTTCCCGGAATAGATGGCCTGGAGGTGACAAGGATCCTTAAAAGCAATTCCGAAACCAGGCAAATCCCGATCGTGATGCTGACGGCCAAAGGGGAGGAGCCGGATGTCGTCGCCGGGCTCGAATTGGGGGCTGACGACTATGTCACCAAGCCCTTCAGCCCGAGAATCCTTTTGGCCAGGGTCCGGGCGGTGCTCCGGAGAAAACAGGAGGAGGCCCAAGGGGCATCCGATGTGGTGAAGATCCGCAATCTCATGATTCATCCAGGTCGGCGGGAGGTCCTGGTAGATGGGAAAAGCGTGCCGCTGACCTTCACCGAGTTCGGCATCCTAAATTATCTGGTGCGAAGGCCCGGTTGGGTATTTACCCGCTCCCAGATCGTCGATACTGTTCGAGGAACAGACTATTTTGTAACCGACCGTTCCGTGGACGTCCAGATTGCAGGCCTTCGAAAGAAGCTGGGTCCCAGCGGCAGGTTCATCGAGACGGTCCGAGGGGTTGGATACCGTTTCAAGGAGTAG
- the phoU gene encoding phosphate signaling complex protein PhoU: MKRHLQRELESLKKKILSLGAMAEERVRMAIEAFENRNGELAQKIIDSDQEIDDAEVEVEEECLKILALHQPVAVDLRFISAVIKINNDLERVGDEAVNIAERVENIARRAPVKVPFEYGTMAEKTETMLHNSLDALVNLDADLAYKVCISDDEVDDINRDIYDKIKEVIKAQPDRVGYLINLLFIARHLERIADHATNIAEEVIYMVEGEIPRHRKDILIPRDA; this comes from the coding sequence AAGAGAGTTGGAGAGCCTGAAAAAGAAGATCCTTTCTCTCGGCGCCATGGCCGAGGAACGGGTCCGAATGGCCATCGAAGCCTTTGAAAACAGAAACGGCGAGTTGGCGCAGAAGATTATTGACAGTGATCAGGAAATCGATGACGCCGAGGTGGAGGTGGAAGAGGAATGCCTCAAAATCCTGGCCCTGCATCAACCGGTGGCAGTGGATCTGCGGTTCATCAGTGCAGTCATCAAGATCAACAACGACCTGGAACGTGTGGGGGACGAGGCCGTCAATATCGCAGAGCGCGTGGAAAACATTGCCAGAAGGGCCCCGGTCAAGGTCCCCTTCGAATACGGCACCATGGCAGAAAAAACAGAGACCATGCTGCACAACAGCTTGGATGCACTGGTGAACCTGGATGCGGACCTGGCCTATAAGGTGTGTATCTCCGATGATGAAGTGGATGACATCAACCGGGATATTTACGATAAGATCAAGGAAGTGATCAAGGCCCAGCCCGACCGGGTGGGGTATTTGATCAATCTCCTTTTTATTGCACGTCACCTGGAACGGATCGCCGACCATGCCACTAATATTGCCGAGGAGGTAATCTACATGGTGGAAGGAGAAATTCCCCGTCACAGGAAGGACATATTGATCCCGAGGGATGCATAG